TCGGCGATGGCGGTGGCAGCGGCACCACCGCTGGCACCGGCAGCGGCGGCGGTTCGGGCACCGGCACCGTGTCTGACGGATCGGGCGGCACGGGTGGCGGCACCGGTGGAGGAACGGGCGGCGGTGACGGCAACGGCAATGGCAATGGCAACGGCGGCACGGGCACCGGCGCGCAGACCAACCCGATCGGCACCGTCGCAGCGACGGCCAGCACGGGCGTGGTGACGCAGGTCGGCAAGACGGTCAGCGACCTCGGCACCGTCGTCGGCAGCACCAACCTGCCGCTGGTGAGCTCGCAAACGCAAAGCGGTCTGGCGGGTGCCACGACGAAGACCGGCGACGCCGTGCAATCGATCGGCACCGGCTTGACGAACGGTCTGGGCAAGCTCGGGTCGAGCAACGACGTGCTCAACCCCACGATCACCGGCGTGACAGGTGCCGTGACGGATCTCGGTCAGGCCGGTCAGCAACTGGGCAGCGCCGTGGCCGGCCTCGGCCAAACGACAGGTCTCAACAAAATCGCACCGGTGAACAGCGTGACCACGCTGCTCGGCGGTGTGGTGAGCGCGGTGGGTGGCGCAGGCGCCGCACTCGGCACGGGCCTGACCGACACGGTCAATGCCGCCCCGGTGCAGCAATTGACCTCCAGCCTGTCGAAGACCATCACGCCGATCACCACAGTCGTGACCAACACCACGCAAACGGTTGGGAACGCCACGGGACTCGGCACGCCGATCAACAACCTCCTGGCCACGGTCGGGGGCGGTCTGAGCGGCGTGGGCACGAAGCTCGGCGCTCAGATCGACAACCCGATTGCGGTCGACCTCGGCGGCGTCGTCAAGGGCGTAGGCAATACGGTCGCAAGCCTCGGGGGCGTCGTGCATGGCACGCCGAGCAGCACCAACCCGCTCGCGCCGCTCACGTCGGCCCTTGGCGGGCTCACGAGTATCGGTGGTGTTGGCGGCGGCACGGGCGCGACTGGCCCGCTCGCGCCGGTCACGAACCTCGTCTCGGGTCTCACGGGTGCGCTCGGGGGCGCCGCGGGCGGGGCTTCGGGCAGCAATCCGCTCGCTCCCGTCACGAATCTGGTCTCAGGCCTGACAGGCGCTCTGGGCGGCGCCACGGGCGGCACTTCGGGCAACAACCCGCTTGCACCGGTCACCAACCTGGTCGCCGGTCTGACGGGTGCGCTCGGCGGCGCCACGGGTGGCGCGGCCGGCGGCGCAGCGGGCAGCAACCCGCTCGCCCCGGTCACGAACCTTGTGTCGGGCCTGACGGGCGGCCTCGGCGGCACGTTGACGGCAGGTGCCGGCGCCTCGGCCGGAACGGGCGGTGCATCGGCAGGCGCCGGTGGCACGGCATCCGGCGGTGTGCTCGCACCGGTCACCACGCTGCTCGGTTCGGTAACGGGCGCGGTCGGTGGTGCAACCTCCGGCAGCGGCAGCACCAGTGGCGGCCCGCTCGCCCCGGTGACCGGCTTGCTCGGTGGGCTGCTCGGCGGCGTCAAGAAGTAATGCCCGCGCCCCCGACCGGGGCGCCCCGCACGACGGCATCACAGCGAACGGCCCCGGTTTATCCAATGGAAATAGCAGTCCCGGACGGTAAGTCACGCAAACCAACGGCGCCATCGAGCGGT
This is a stretch of genomic DNA from Pandoraea faecigallinarum. It encodes these proteins:
- a CDS encoding collagen-like triple helix repeat-containing protein; the encoded protein is MKNIQRNLLASAVLLAVVTMTGCASSGSGGTSGSLGDGGGSGTTAGTGSGGGSGTGTVSDGSGGTGGGTGGGTGGGDGNGNGNGNGGTGTGAQTNPIGTVAATASTGVVTQVGKTVSDLGTVVGSTNLPLVSSQTQSGLAGATTKTGDAVQSIGTGLTNGLGKLGSSNDVLNPTITGVTGAVTDLGQAGQQLGSAVAGLGQTTGLNKIAPVNSVTTLLGGVVSAVGGAGAALGTGLTDTVNAAPVQQLTSSLSKTITPITTVVTNTTQTVGNATGLGTPINNLLATVGGGLSGVGTKLGAQIDNPIAVDLGGVVKGVGNTVASLGGVVHGTPSSTNPLAPLTSALGGLTSIGGVGGGTGATGPLAPVTNLVSGLTGALGGAAGGASGSNPLAPVTNLVSGLTGALGGATGGTSGNNPLAPVTNLVAGLTGALGGATGGAAGGAAGSNPLAPVTNLVSGLTGGLGGTLTAGAGASAGTGGASAGAGGTASGGVLAPVTTLLGSVTGAVGGATSGSGSTSGGPLAPVTGLLGGLLGGVKK